A single Rhinolophus ferrumequinum isolate MPI-CBG mRhiFer1 chromosome 20, mRhiFer1_v1.p, whole genome shotgun sequence DNA region contains:
- the MTURN gene encoding maturin, with product MDFQQLADVAEKWCSNTPFELIATEETERRMDFYADPGVSFYVLCPDNDCGDNFHVWSESEDCLPFLQLAQDYISSCGKKTLQEVLEKVFKSFRPLLGLPDADDDALEEYSADVEEEEPEADHPQMGVSQQ from the exons ATGGATTTCCAGCAGCTGGCTGACGTTGCGGAGAAATGGTGTTCCAATACGCCCTTCGAGCTCATCGCCACGGAGGAGACCGAGCGCAGGATGGATTTCTACGCCGACCCCGGCGTCTCCTTCTACGTTCTGTGTCCGGACAACGACTGCGGAGACAATTTT CACGTGTGGAGTGAGAGCGAGGATTGCCTGCCTTTCTTGCAGCTAGCACAGGATTACATCTCTTCCTGCGGCAAGAAGACGCTCCAGGAAGTCTTGGAAAAAGTCTTCAAGTCTTTCAGACCT TTACTGGGGCTTCCGGATGCAGATGACGACGCATTAGAAGAGTACAGTGCAGACGTGGAAGAGGAGGAACCAGAGGCAGACCACCCCCAAATGGGTGTCAGTCAGCAGTAA